CTATGCATACAGCAATTTCCAGGCTCATAACTTAATGCACATTGCGATTTCAAGAGAATTTTTTCATTTCATCATGGACGCACTTCGTCGCTTAGAAAGTCGCCGTACAGCTACTGCTAGATTGTGAAGCGAAGAAGTTTTAACTTGCAGAGATTAAACTTATAAATGTTCTTAATGTTTTTTTATGTATCCCACTTATGTCACTTGGTCACGTTTTGCATGCAATAATCTTTATGACAGAGTCAACTTACATTTGAAATTTCACGGAACAAAACAGACCGCTGCAGAAGTGCAGACATGAATGCAATTTGCCAAAGATCGctaaatatataaaaatatatgggAGGCAATCACCGCTAGGCTTTTCTATGGCTGTTCAAAAGAATATGAATGTGATACATTTGTGATAAGAAGTATTGCTTGAATTTCGCGCTTCTTTGTGAAGCCTGCTGTGTGAAGTCTCTTGTGTGTCACTTGCATAAACACGTAAACATTTACTTGCGGCAGGACTTCTTTATTCCCTAAAATTCTTCTCTGACATTGGTAAACTCACCTAAAAACACAGAAAGAAGGTGTTAGAAGGCTCAGCGATGGAAACCTCAGATACAGCAGCTGTCTTTCGCCGAATGCATGATTCATAGCGCCTCTCACGTCCCCACTGAGCGCACTGGCTTCAACTCGTGTGCTATCAGCGGCTGGATAGCGCTTCATCTGACAGACAGGAAATGAAGAAGAGCAAGACCGCGATGGTGCATGCATCCACATTTGTGTATGTTGGATCATTTGTCTGCATGTGATGTGTGTGTGCAGTGCGTTTCAAAAATATGCACACGTAACTCGCTGAAAAAATTGGCAACGGGTGCTAATTAAGCAATTTTATCGACTTTGCTTGTAGCACTGAGACACGGATGATTACTCTTGAAGTTCCAGACATAAAACACCTCATGGAAaagtttttatttttcatatAAATGCACAAAATACATATAGAGTAATAATattaaacgaaaagaaaaaggaaataaaaagaaggtgagccattacactctgtgaaggtggatgaccagcgaagctgtgcagcacacgacacagaggttaCACATAATTTTGAAGAAAGGTAGGAACTCATTTATTGCTTTATGGGTGATCAAAGTGACGGGTGCGCACGCACATTTATTGCCTTGATctgtggtcattatttcactcgcaactgcaaacacattctctgataatgtcaaatcgatgcatgtACGCCGCTGCGCGGTTGGTTGAGCCGGATCGGTGCGGTATCGCAAGCGATATGCCTGCAGCACGACACACCTACACCACTTCCTTCTTTGTCCCGACTCATCAGCATGGAAATTGCTGACAACGATCATAGAAATAGTTCCATTGGAACTAACCCACGCTAAGTGGGTAGCCATTGTTAAGAACAGCCAGTTGCAgagcaagtttgccagccatttacgccagcggtggcaacctcatcttgaaATGGCGCCGCCAACCTCTacccacggcgtgactaagtagactttgtgtcgggaacaatacgcgcatccttcACTCTTCGTCGCTTCAGCTataggatgcgtttgacgaagcaggctttgtgctgaaaccgctaCCGTTActctctagcctcgtcgccgttgtgactgaaggagttcgacgaagcaggctttgtgcgcaacatgACAACGCctccctgttctgctatgagtgggggagtagCCGCGGTAATGCCGACGAAGGattccttcccacgcgccgaccaagacgcaggacaatggctacccgggcgTGCTACCCGGGTCccctccgagttctacgaaattcgtgtggtgtcggtttcggaccgcgcacacgtgtgtgtgtgcatgtgtgtgtgtgagtggacacggcagcaccgCCGTGACGATGTCGCCTGACGTGCCGCTGTTCATGCAGGTTCTCTGCGCATGCCTTAGTCTCATCGCTGGAGGCGCTGCGAAACCCTTCGACGCTGGAAACATCATGCTTCGCTACGATGCTGGCCTGCCGCGACACTTCTGCGGGGGCGGATACTTCGGCCAGTCTGCTGACCTCACCAGTATCCAGGCGCATCGACACGTGGATGGTCTTTTCGACTCACCACCTGGGGGCACGATGACGTCAGGACGCATGCCCAGAAGGGATCAGCTGTATGCTATAAAAGCATACCCTTCGCCTACcagcttcagtggacacggcagcaccgCCGTGACGATGTCGCCTGACGTGCCGCTGTTCATGCAGGTTCTCTGCGCATGCCTTAGTCTCATCGCTGGAGGCGCTGCGAAACCCTTCGACGCTGGAAACATCATGCTTCGCTACGATGCTGGCCTGCCGCGACACTTCTGCGGGGGCGGATACTTCGGCCAGTCTGCTGACCTCACCAGTATCCAGGCGCATCGACACGTGGATGGTCTTTTCGACTCACCACCTGGGGGCACGATGACGTCAGGACGCATGCCCAGAAGGGATCAGCTGTATGCTATAAAAGCATCCCCTTCGCCTACcagcttcagtggacacggcagcaccgCCGTGACGATGTCGCCTGACGTGCCGCTGTTCATGCAGGTTGGTGACCGAAAAAATGGCTTCCGTAGTGATGTTCTTGGTCTTATAGTGCTGCCGTGTCCGCAGGCTGTCGTTGACTCTATATGCGACTGTTTTTCTATTGCGGCCCTGTTGTTGAGTCTCTCTGGGGACGTGGAGGAAAATCCAGGTCCAATAACAGAAGTAATGTGCAGGGAAATGCTCCAAAACCAGAAAGACATTTTGTCTAAActcactgcggttcaagacaagCAAGACTCGTTTGAAACAAGAATTTTAGACATGCAGAACCGGATTCTTCTTATCGAGAGTAAGGTACAAAGCTTAGACGAGACTCAGAACAGGCTCGCAACTCTTGAGGGAATTGTAGCTAACCACAGCGTTGAAACATCTACTCTGGTAAAACATCTGGATGATCTGGATAATCGTTCACGACGAAATAATCTTATCATTAGAGGAATTAAAGAAGATGACCACGAAAATGAAGAGACCCTACTAAGCAAAGTAAAGGACGAAATCTTCAGCGCTACTCTGAAAGTGAATGTATCTTCTATTGAACGAATTCATAGGTTAGGCAGGAGGATTTCTGGTAGAACTCGACCAGTTATCCTGAGGGTGGCAGACTATAGGGATAAAATGACAGTtttgcagaactgcacaaaaCTGAGAGACACAGATTACAGCGTAAGCGAAGATTTCTCTAAAAGAGTACAgggaataagaaaaaagctatggGCCTCGGCGAGTGAGGAGAAGGCAGGAAAGAAGGTAAAGCTGCTTTTTGATAAATTAAAAGTAAACAATACGCTGTACAGCTGGAATGAAGAACGTGAGGAAAGGTGCAAACTGCGAACTGATGCAGGAGCAAGTGATAATTGACGCGTGCAGGGCCAACATGCTGGTTTCAAAATTATCAACGTAAATGCAAGAAGCCTGATAAACAAAGCGCATGCGCTTGAAGCTCTAGTTATTGATCACGCTCCTGACATTGCTGTAATCACTGAAACCTGGTTGCATAAAAATATAATCGATAGCGAAATCGCGCCACCCGGATATTCGCTGGTTAGGAGGGATCGAGATGGAAGAGGCGGAGGCGTGGCCATTTTGGTGAAACAAAATATCATATTTTCCACTTTAGAAGTACCAGGAAATATTGAGGCTGTATGGATTACTACAAAATTGAATAATCGCACTGCATTCATCGGATCGGTATACAGGCCTCCGAACTCCCCAGTAGAACAGATTATGCTGCTAAGAGAATTCATGGAAACGCACGTGAAAGAGCAAGATAGCATACTGTTACTAGGTGATTTTAATCTCCCTGCTATTGATTGGGATTCATATGTAGTCGGTGACACAGATGTTACATCTTCTGAGTTGTTCTTGGATTTAATATATTCATACAATTTAACCCAGCTTGTTAACCAATATACTAGGGAGTGTGCAACAAGGTCATCTGTACTTGATCTTATACTAATTTCAAATGCTTTGACACCGCATGTGATTGACTGTCTTGTTGATGAAGGGCTATCTGACCACAAAATGGTTATTCTGTCCATGAACATGTCATCGTACCCTTTGCACCAGGATTCAAGCATCCAATATCTAAACTTTCAAGCAGCTGATGATGTTAGTGTCTTGGATTACCTTGAAAGGTCGTTTGATAACTTTGTGTCTGTTTATGAATCCAATGGTGGCACTGACGATCTCTGggactttttttttcaaggttacGATGCATTGCATTACGCGATTTATCCCTATAGGCGTCAAAAAATGTAAACGAAATAACCCATGGATTACAAGGGAAATAATACATGTCAATCGGAGGataaaaaggaaacgaaaagctTGTTGTCGAGATCCTAGCACCCAAAACAAGACTTTGCTTCATAACATGAAGCTCGACTTAAACCGTCTGATTAAGGAATCCAAGGAGAGATTCTTTAATGTAACACTGAAAAATTTCCTTCATAACGCACCTACTAAATTTTGGAGATATGTGAACCCTTCTAAAAAACAACACAAAGACGAGGATGAAAGGATTAACCAAGAACGTACAGAAaatttcaattcctttttttccTCCGTGTTCACCAATGATGATGGCACACTTCCGTACTTTCGTGACACCTCTGACCGCCCTTCAGCATCTGACCTTCTCATCAACGAGGCAGGAGTCCTGAACCTTCTTCTGCGCATTAACATTAAGAAATCCCCCGGCCCCGATGGCATCCCGAATGAGTTCCTATATAGGTATGCTCCATGGGTTGCTAAATATCTTACCATAGTCTTTCAATCTTCACTCACCCAGGGAACATTTCCTACAGCCTGGAAGCAAGCTAAAATAATTCCAGTTCACAAAAGTGGGAGCACATCTGAGGTAggaaactacaggcctatttctcttaCGAGTACCTGCTCCAAGCTACTTGAGCATATAGTTTGTAAACATCTGTCAAATTACCTGGAAGCTTACGAGTTATTATCACcagcacaacatggttttcgcaagagGTTGTCTACAATAACGCAGCTTGTTCAAACCGTTCACGATCTTTCACAAACTTTAAATTGCCGAGGACAGGTCGACctaatttttttagacttcgccaaagcgttcgacaaagtatCACATCCTAAACTCCtcttaaaaacaaatgaaatATTTAGAAATCCAAATATTACTAAGTGGCTTAAATCCTACCTTCAGTCTCGTgagcagtatgttgaaataaacaaaattaaatcCATGCCCAAACCAGTTTTGTCTGGAGTACCCCAAGGCAGTGTCCTGggtccccttttatttcttatatttattaatgatttgccttccGATATAACTGTTCCACTAaggttgtttgcagacgactgcgtcatatacaATAGGATCGGATCTTTAAGTGACCAGTTAGAACTTAATAACAATTTACAAAGAATATTAAAATGGTGTAATgaatggcaaatgtcactgaacCCAGTAAAATCAGTTTGTATGACCATAACAAGAAAGAAGGTGCCTTTGTGGTACAAATACAGCATAGGTCCACTGGAACTAAAAagagtaacagaatataaatatctaggactaATATTTACTCAAGATTTGAGATGGAATGCGCATATCAATCAGGTATGTAGCAGAGCAAATAAAGTCTTATGGGGTCTCAGGCGAAGACTGTATAGCGCAACTCCTGAAGTGAAAAGCTTGGCATATAAAGTATTAGTAAGGCCAATTATTGAATACGCCAACATTGTATGGGACCCACACACTGTAACCAACCGTCATAAATTGGACAGAGTTCAACGACTCGCCTCCAGATTCATATTTAATAAGTATCGGCGCGTGCACTCTCCTACAGAACTATGCAGACGTGCAAACCTCTCCGCTTTAGAACTAAGGACTAAGTTTGACCGGCTGAAATTTTTCTACCTAATTGTTCATAACCAGGTTAAACTTAATTTCACTGATTTCTGTATAATTTCACCAGATCAACGCTCCAGACACAAGCACAGTTTATACATACACCCGCCAGTTACACGGAATGATATATTCAAGTATAGTTTCTTTCCTAGGGCAATCAAGGAATGGAACGAATTACCCAATCCACTTGTCacatgttcctctgtcagtgcttTTACTGCTGGTTTAGAGAATCTTATTTTTCCGGATATGACTGCCTCATAGCATTTGTTTCTGATGCGCATATTACgagttttttttgtctttgatcactgcatgtcactttttacagatactgctattgtattgttctttgttcaacatgtaccgatattttgtatatgtgttgtatttctatccactcctgtaatggtccatccttggactgacagtataaataaacaaacaaacaaaccgtcccgcggagaggcggctagtttacgACGACTAAACGAAtgatcgcgggaggaccgagtgtttaaaaactgctgttgtgtggatgctcgacacactttcttaagcacTCATGTTgcactgagacactctctcaagcattcgtgttagactgacgtactttctctcgcagtcatgcgtactttctctcgcagtcatgccaGACTGacgaactgcatgtaaatactgtaaagaaacccatattcctcgttctcgatgacaaGCATTCcctcccttcatcaacgtcctcagcgtggataattTGGACGACGgcattatccctaaagagaaaagattataatagctgtatcttaccagtactcacctacggggcagaaaccgggaggcttacgaaaagggttctatttaaattgaggatgacgcaacgagctatgaaaataatgatgggcgtaacgttaaaggataagaaaagagcggattgggtgtgggaacaaacgcgagttaatgacatcttggttgaaatcaagaaaaagaaatgggcatgggcgggacatgtaatgaggagggaagataaccgatggacattaagggttacggactggattccaagggaagggaagcgtagcagggggcggcagaaagttaggtgggcggttgagattcagaagtttgcagggacgacatggccacaattagtacatgaccggggttgttggagaagtatgggagaggcctttgccctgcagtgagcgtaaccaggctgatgatgatgatgacggggGTATCAGTACTTACGCAGGTgggagccattgatgatgatagttttcgtaAGCGGAGAACAAATATCCACGGAAGCCTAGCTATATaccgcttcgctgtaaagaaTTCCGCTGACACTTTGTCAGCATTATGTTCGTTGCCTGTGGGCCACACTATGTAGAACACTAGAAAATACTAGAAGCAAGCTTCACCCTTAACCACGAGTACTAACGTACGCCAAGGCAAACGCCCAGGCAGAAACACGCACAGTAAGCAGTAATAAGTCTTAGGTTACAGCCCTTCATTGTCAAAAAACTTGCATTTATTCGCCCTAATGAAGTGTGCTGCATGATTGATTTTGAATTTACATCTTACTCACTGATTACTATTATGGTTGcttttttaacattgcatttttGTAGCAACAGTGACACTTTGCATGAAAAAGAATGCTAAGGAAACTGAATGTGACTCTGGTAAGGGCGTGACCTACACCATTGCTTGATAGATATGGGTTTGTCTGATAACTACTTCGAAGTCTTCTCATTCGTCCGTGTTGTTTGCTCTATGTTTAGTGTAGAGATGCAAGCTCCTGCCTCTTGTGGGGATGTAGTAGCTGCTTCGAGCCCCGAGAAGTGGTCCCCGGGCGGTGGTTGTATCTGGTGGCATACAGACAGATACGCAGCATTGCTGGAACGAGCACACGCAACATTGCCGAAGCAGAACAGGCAACATTGCGGCAAGAGTATTGATGGCACAGTAAATCGGCAATCACCATCAGCACTTCTGCGAGTTAGATTGCTTCTCACAGGCAATTGTTCCATCGGGACGACGAGATGGTTAGGCCATTCACTTTATAGCTGCGCGCATCACAAGAGAGCGCTTTAGTGAGATAAAAGCGTGTTTATTTTATTCCCTTACTGTCGCATCCTACCTAAATCCACTAAAATGTGAGGTTCTGCatataatagagagctttagctaaTCTGTTAACATGTTGCCGTTTTCGTAATACGGGCTTCATAAAAATGTGTACCCCACCAGCAACACTGGTAGCGCATTTTGTGATATGCTGAGTTCAACCACAGAGCACCCAAACGTAACACTGTGTTCACCATATTCAGCTTAAGTGCTAAATTCTGTGTGTTGGTAGCGGCTAATACCTAAGGTCCAATCTTTTCATGATTTCCCATCGACCAGAGAGCCTAAGGAGCAGAATTTTTCGAACGCACTATTGCTGAGCAAAGCATCACAAATTGTCTTTACTGGCTTTGTTACTGCCGTCAGCGGCTGCATTAACCCACCAATCAGTCAGAGTGATGAAGTTCATGGGCCAAATCAAACTCTTATGACGCGTGCTCGCATTATTAATACACGCATGCTCATATGCAATTGCCATCATAATTCAGTACAGATGACGCGCCTAAGAGCAGTGGTAATTCCTATAACCCCTTGCTATCTCTGCTGCGATTACTTTTCACTTTGGTTTCTTGTATTTATTTGCGTGTGTTACGTTAAATAAACAGGTGCAAGTTAGTGCCGTAGCCTTTGTTCTTAAATCTAATGACAGGCACGCACAATGCACGAGGAGGAGAGCTGCATGCACAAAcagcaaaactgaaaaaaaaaacattcgagcTCAGTTTTAGTGACCGAAGCGGACGCCACACCTACGCCACTGCGTCGAGAAGGTTTGCTCGCCTTTTCTTTTGTCTGTTTGCTTATAAGCACAATCTTCAGCTTGCAAAGGCATACCTACACTAACACAAGGACTGGAGCAATTACACGACCCGTCGTCTGCTTGGGATGTTTATTCAAATTTTTCATCCTCCTCTTTTTCTATGTGTTtgaatttcttctttttctttctctctccctttaccccttccccagtgcaaggtagcaaagtGGGTACCTTTCTTCCGGTTAACATCCATGCCTTTCGCATCTCGTTTATTCCTCTtggagaagacgaagaagtggctcttgtgtggaaccccgttttctactgctctcattttgcgagtatttttgcgtattttcgggaggcgccgcttccgagaccttcggcgatggaagcggagtcagctagtcgtccggaggagaccgacggcacagcgtcgagcgctccgaggaagcgcaatcacctgatgagcgacacgggcagcgaggacaccttgctgtactactctgcttcagaagaagatctgtcggatgacggcgactacttgaccgttgtgaggaaaaaaggaaagaggagaatcgtcactgcctcctcgtcttcagcaaggacgacggcggcagcaaaggcccatgacgcggctcataccatcctcttcttacccgagacgccgaccgacaacctgaatcggctaaacaggcaagccgtatctgtaacactagaggctcttgttccaaatgagatcacggatatgagaatttacacccgtaagaacattctcgcggttgacgtaaagaacagagcagcattggatatcttgaatacagtgaaaatgctgggcaagataaatgttcgcaccataataccacaggacagcaatactatatcaggtgtgatttatgatgtcgacgagtcaatcgacgacaacgatctgcctattttggtcaagcccgccacagcagatgtgcctattattgaaatccgtcgcctaggagattcacgctgtgtgaggataactttcaagggaggtagcttgccgtcccacgtgaaagttggattttttcgtcatcaagtgcgaccgttcgttccaagaccacttcaatgtcgcaattgtttgaagatcgggcatgtcagcggcatatgcaaaaatgcgaccgtgtgcgcaagatgctctgagcagcacagcgcagatgcttgccgtgcgactcacttcaaatgtgccaattgctctggtccccatgaagcgtcgtcgaaagactgcccgagacacaagacagagcggaaagtcctaaaacaaatggtgagagacaactcaactcacagagaggccgccgccaaagtacgacggcgtAGTGTCCACCGTCGCCGTAGACGATCTTcgtctagaaatactgataccgtcgcaagacagacgatacttcctgaggctggtgctcccaaggcgctcacccacactaccaacacggtgtctgatgacgcagtgaatacctctactgcaaacgactggcctgcacttccgacattaagtcctccagcccagcaaaggtcgacggtggactaccgacgaaccaatgagggctccgatcacgtgcgcagtcaagacaaacaagttatcgccttaataaaatctctaatgaaagtcattcgcgtgttgataaacgacatgcagacgccatctgctcgaggtgcactacaagtgctggacggcctggatccggttcttgcgagcctcgagtagcaagcacaatggctctaccgcgtcagccgttcttcagacaagtcaaggaagcatctattatgcaatggaatgcccgcggCCTGAAATCTCGgagtgattttcgccattacgttttcaccaatcgattccccatcgttgtcatctgtgaaccgaagctacagaaacccgtccggatctcaggctacgaacctcatgtgtcatcgacttgtactgacattagcaaagtgaccatctacatacggtgtgacctgacttatgttgttcatccagtgcggccacatgacactaatcagtatttgtgtttgaccgtgaaaaaacaaaaacttgcgtttactttagtgggcgcttacctttctccatcaagtcgtttcgataggcagagactgagtgacattatagatacgacacctggtccatggattgttgttggggacttcaacgcgcatcattcactttggggaagcaacaagatcaattccaaaggaagaaacctcgtgtcctttgcttgcgaccatgaactttgttgtctaaatgatggcagtcccacgtttctgcgcggacagacatacagtagttgtttagacttagcgtttgtttcgcggtgcctcactcgctgcgtccattggttcgcagatatagaaacgcacggcagcgaccacattcctacctacctgaagataaaaggcctcaccaaatccgttccatcaaattttatacgaacaatagattggcccgtgtttaaatcacttatggaagacgcatgccacgaaggcatttcatccacactagaatttgagatcgccaaggctatgcaggatgccatgcgctcatatcggccattagagaaatacaca
This Dermacentor albipictus isolate Rhodes 1998 colony chromosome 1, USDA_Dalb.pri_finalv2, whole genome shotgun sequence DNA region includes the following protein-coding sequences:
- the LOC135903572 gene encoding uncharacterized protein, which translates into the protein MSPDVPLFMQVLCACLSLIAGGAAKPFDAGNIMLRYDAGLPRHFCGGGYFGQSADLTSIQAHRHVDGLFDSPPGGTMTSGRMPRRDQLYAIKAYPSPTSFSGHGSTAVTMSPDVPLFMQVLCACLSLIAGGAAKPFDAGNIMLRYDAGLPRHFCGGGYFGQSADLTSIQAHRHVDGLFDSPPGGTMTSGRMPRRDQLYAIKASPSPTSFSGHGSTAVTMSPDVPLFMQVGDRKNGFRSDVLGLIVLPCPQAVVDSICDCFSIAALLLSLSGDVEENPGPITEVMCREMLQNQKDILSKLTAVQDKQDSFETRILDMQNRILLIESKVQSLDETQNRLATLEGIVANHSVETSTLVKHLDDLDNRSRRNNLIIRGIKEDDHENEETLLSKVKDEIFSATLKVNVSSIERIHRLGRRISGRTRPVILRVADYRDKMTVLQNCTKLRDTDYSVSEDFSKRVQGIRKKLWASASEEKAGKKVKLLFDKLKVNNTLYSWNEEREERCKLRTDAGASDN